The segment ccagcctggaggcAGAGCCCAGGGTGAGCTCTCTCACATGGAGAGGGCTGGCATGGCAGGAGGAACTGCCAGGGATACGAGTTCTCCAGAGCACCTGCTATGccccacaggctgggcagagcctgaCTCTCTTACAGCCAGACTTCTCCAAAGAGCCTGTGTTTAATGGAAGAGGCACCAAAACACTCTCCAAGGAATCAGGACAAGTCCAACTGGGACAAACAGGACAGGTGAGAGAACAGAGAGGTTGGCAAGAGGCAGGATCACCACCTCCCTCGCATCCCATTTTCCATGAGGGCTCCACACCCTCTCCTGGCTCAGAGGAGGCAGCCTCCCAGACACAGTGCAGCTGAGCCCCAGTAGGATCTCATCCCCTTTCCCAAAgcccttttttctccccaagaAGCAGCCGTTTCAcgtggtggccctggggacagggggccCCGCCCTGCTGCCCTGGTTAGTGGCGTTTCCTCtcgcagctgcagagcagcagcagcagcagcagctgggttcTACATCCCCTCGCCGGGTGCAGCCGGTGACAGGAGGTGACGCAGGGGGTGACACGACCCAGCCCCCTCCCACGAGGTCCCTGTCactcagggacagccacagcctggGTGACGCAGGCccaaagctgaggacacagcagaTCAGCAACcagcagggaagaaaaagcacaacttcttccccttttcttctGAAGAAGAGATCCGAGCCCTGTGCAAAAGGAAGTGCTGATACCACATATCCTGTAGATAAAACTCAGTTATTCCATCAGCTCCAAACCCTTGGGAAAGGCTGCTCCCTTCTGCATCACCCCCACCACCAAGCAGGGTGCCAGAGTGTCCCAGTGTGACATCATCCCCACCACTGCTGAGATTTGGGGATCTTTACCTCATTTTTCTGGAACAAGAGCTTCCACTTGGGAAGCCGCATTGGTATAAACATTCCAGTAAATCCCTTCCTGCAGGCCACTGGGTAATTAAGGAGCTCTTTTCATAACGAGGTAACAAATAACCCGTGTGGTTTGACAAATTAGGTTCTCGCGCTCGCTAATCATCGCCGCCGCGCTCGGCAAGCCAGGACAGTGTTTTAGGATGTGGGAACTTTGCAAGGAATTCTTACTGGAGATAAAGAGAGCCTGAACTCAGGGCAGGTGCAGGAAACTCCTGGGAGCCTGCAAACAAAGCTCTTCCCAATCCAGCAGCTTCTTAGAGAAAACTCAGCCACAGGAACTCGTGCCTCTGTCACAGACCCAACTTCCACAGCTGCTTCCACCACAGAAGAGTGAGAATTCCTGCAAAAATTCCCCCTCTAAGCCACCACTGAGCTCCAAGAGGCAGAAACACCAACAGCCACAAGGAACCCGCTCACCAGAATAACCTGAAGGTGTCAAACCTGAACACTGCAGATCTTTGCACCGGAAAAGCACAGGTGAGAACAGAAGGCAGAACGATTTTGCACAGGCACGTTTTATCTGTGCAGGAATCACCACACGACAGCAACGAGCCTCCCAGGAGGGAATGACACAGGAGGCACAGGACGAATGAACAACCCACCACGTGAAACCCAACTCCCGCACCAGTTTTATTGCCCGGCCGCTGGAGCCGCTCCCAGCCTTGCCCTCCCGGCGGTGTCAGCGCGGTTTCCTCGGTGAGCGCTCGGCAGCGCCGCTCCCGCAGCCCAGCAGCGGCACCAGCGCCGGCCCCGGCTCCATTCCCCGCCTCCCCGGGCACACACACGGCCAGCCCACAGCTGCACTGCCGAGCcggccagccaggagctgctcggCGCAGAGGAGTCACAACCACAGCGCAGACAGTCCCTCTGCGGTGCCATCCCATCCCCGCTTGtccagagctctgccaggggaCAGATCCCGTGCTCAAAGATCTCACGACGGCAAATTCTGTCAAAGAGATTTTCACAAAGATGACAGGTTTTTAAGCGGCCTGGTTTTGTTCAAGAGCTGAGCCCGCACGTTGTGTCAGCACAAtatgaaaagtattttcttcaCGCTTCATCAGTTAACCCCAAAATGATCAAAGCaatcctggcagctgctgagtaTCACATCTAGAGCCTGGttctggggagggggtggcacTGCAGAGCCCACGGTGCCCAAAGCAGCACcaggcattttatttttatcacttTGGTGCCTCTAAACTCCAGTTTGGAGATCCCCCCCCACCAGTGCATGGAAGCAGAAGTGTGAAGCTCAGAGGTAGTGCTGAAGAGGaaggctggcacctggagcaccaGGTTTGGGAACAAAGCAGCTCCTTTgtacagcagggctgtgcttccACAGGGTCCCAAATTCCACAGTCCGTCTGGAGCTCCACCCCTGGAGTGCTCACGCTGTGCCaaggaaacagcagctctggcaaTTCCTGGCAGCAGTTGCTGTGCTGGTGCCATGAACCAtcccagtggaaggtgtccctacccatggcagggggtggaatgagatgagctttaaggtcccttcccaacAACCCAAAGTGTCCTGGGATTCCGTGCACCTACCACTTGCTTCCTGTGGATGCTCACGATGTGGATGTCCTCGCTCCGATACTCCTCGTCGTGCCGATCCAGGGGAATCTTCTCCAGCTCAAAGTCCCTCTGAAGCAGCTGTTCCACAAAGAACAGTTCCACAAAGAACAGTTCCACAAAGATCAGCTCCACAACCACTCCAGACATGCCCCCTGCAGCACTTCACCCCCATTTAAACTGAGTGCGGTGGGTTCAGTGCTGGCCGATCTCCAGTGCACTCACTGGGAGCCCAGGAACCAggacactgctccagcactaAAGCTACAGACTCCAAAAATACTCCAGAATACCCCAGAAAAATCTATTCAAACTTGTGGTAAAACACTcttggagggatttaaaagatgtgtggatgtggcacttggggacatggctcagtggtggccttggcagtgcttgAGGGATGGCtgaacttgatgatctcagaggacttttccagcctaaattaTTCTGTGAATCCATGATTCTACTTCTATCCCTAAAATGCTAAACCAAACCACAGCACGTGCCTGTCTGCCAACCTCTTAACTGGTtgggagaggagagaaaaaaagtctcaaATCCCTCAGCATCAGCTCTGGGGGGCTTTTAGATTCTAAAATCCCCCAGcatcagctctgggctgtgctcagATTGCCTGGGCTGAACCTGGCAAACAAGGAAATAAATCACAAAAATCCACAGAAATCAGACAGAAACACCAACCCCTGTTGAGTTTATGGTGGGAGCAGcaccccagcagagctgagcacagccctcCTCACTGCCAGGGCCCCACAAGAGCGTGAGGCACTAATTACCAACCAGGTACTTTGATTAACTACCAATCCCCTGGAATTCTCACCCCTTCCCTTTTTTGcaatattataattattatacATAATCCTGCACAAGatctgctgctcagcagccacCACAGGTGCAGAGTTAAACCTGCACTGACCATCATCCCCCCTCAGGTGTTCCCTGTGTTGCTTTTCCTCACCTGCACACAAAGTACAGCTGGAACATTCAATTAAAACGCTTATTAATGGGCTCTCATTAgagagaaggatttttttcagaagcacCTCTATCACTCAGGAGAGAGTTTTGAGTTCCTGAGCAAAACTTTGTAGTTTCCCTCTGCTTTCAATGGAACGGCCtaaaagaaaatgtgattaAAACTCACTTACCTCAAAGTATTTTCTCTCAATTTCAGGGTTCTTCCCCATAGTCCTCTGTTCATAGCAGCACAGGACACAAGTGTCAGGGCCTGTCAGGTCCTTCAGGGTCTTCAGCAAGGGCTCCAAGGACTGCCCAAAAAAGGTTAAACATTTCCCACGTGGATTTCAAGTTCATTTCACTCTAGCTGAAGTCTTCACCCAAGAGAGAACCT is part of the Passer domesticus isolate bPasDom1 chromosome 6, bPasDom1.hap1, whole genome shotgun sequence genome and harbors:
- the VCPKMT gene encoding protein N-lysine methyltransferase METTL21D isoform X1; its protein translation is MAGFVRELERRAGPALRLEQRAAGGVGCVVWDAALVLAKFLETGACPLARRHVLELGAGTGAVGIMAATLGANVTVTDLEELQELLMVNIENNKHLVTGSVRAKVLKWGEDVTEFQPPPDYILMADCIYYEESLEPLLKTLKDLTGPDTCVLCCYEQRTMGKNPEIERKYFELLQRDFELEKIPLDRHDEEYRSEDIHIVSIHRKQVGHLPLGWFMAPAQQLLPGIARAAVSLAQREHSRGGAPDGLWNLGPCGSTALLYKGAALFPNLVLQVPAFLFSTTSELHTSASMHWWGGISKLEFRGTKVIKIKCLVLLWAPWALQCHPLPRTRL
- the VCPKMT gene encoding protein N-lysine methyltransferase METTL21D isoform X2, which produces MAGFVRELERRAGPALRLEQRAAGGVGCVVWDAALVLAKFLETGACPLARRHVLELGAGTGAVGIMAATLGANVTVTDLEELQELLMVNIENNKHLVTGSVRAKVLKWGEDVTEFQPPPDYILMADCIYYEESLEPLLKTLKDLTGPDTCVLCCYEQRTMGKNPEIERKYFELLQRDFELEKIPLDRHDEEYRSEDIHIVSIHRKQVREHSRGGAPDGLWNLGPCGSTALLYKGAALFPNLVLQVPAFLFSTTSELHTSASMHWWGGISKLEFRGTKVIKIKCLVLLWAPWALQCHPLPRTRL